A genome region from Arthrobacter sp. SLBN-100 includes the following:
- the gcvH gene encoding glycine cleavage system protein GcvH, whose translation MSKVVAELKYSAEHEWVAADGSGPTGVGISAVAADALGDIVYVDLPEVGSTVTAGETCGEVESTKSVSDLYAPVTGEVVEINDEVVSDPALINNDPYGAGWLFKVAVTEEGPLMSAEEYAAANGGEL comes from the coding sequence ATGAGCAAAGTTGTTGCAGAACTGAAGTACTCCGCCGAGCACGAGTGGGTTGCTGCTGATGGATCCGGGCCTACTGGCGTCGGAATCTCCGCTGTGGCCGCCGACGCCCTGGGCGACATTGTTTACGTGGACCTGCCCGAGGTGGGCTCCACGGTGACCGCGGGGGAGACGTGCGGCGAGGTGGAATCCACCAAGTCCGTCTCCGACCTCTACGCCCCCGTCACGGGAGAAGTTGTGGAGATCAACGACGAAGTGGTCTCCGACCCCGCCCTGATCAACAACGACCCCTACGGCGCCGGCTGGCTCTTCAAGGTGGCCGTCACAGAAGAAGGACCGCTGATGTCCGCTGAAGAGTACGCGGCAGCCAACGGCGGCGAACTGTGA
- the gcvT gene encoding glycine cleavage system aminomethyltransferase GcvT, producing MSENYTALYDQHKIAGASFTDFGGWQMPLKYSSELAEHHAVRNAAGLFDLSHMGEVWVTGPDAAAFLDYALAGKLSAVAVGKAKYSLICQEDGGIIDDLISYRRGEQKYLVVPNAGNAGAVAAALAERAANFDVTVEDVSAETSLIAVQGPNAEAILLALVPAEQHPLVTELKYYAAVEVGIAVNGTVQELLLARTGYTGEDGFEIYIPNEDAAGLWDALLEVGAGHGLIPAGLACRDSLRLEAGMPLYGNELSREGNPYAAGLGPVVSLKKESDFVGRAVLAELKALGAGSSGRKLVGLKGLGRRAGRSHYPVLKDGNVVGEVTSGQPSPTLGYPIALAYVDVEFTAPGTTLDIDLRGKPEPFEVVALPFYKRTK from the coding sequence ATGAGTGAGAACTACACCGCGCTGTACGATCAGCACAAGATTGCCGGCGCCTCCTTCACCGACTTCGGCGGCTGGCAGATGCCCCTGAAGTACAGCTCCGAGCTGGCCGAACACCACGCCGTCCGCAATGCTGCCGGCCTGTTCGACCTCTCCCACATGGGCGAAGTCTGGGTCACCGGCCCCGACGCCGCAGCCTTCCTGGACTACGCCCTGGCCGGCAAGCTGTCCGCCGTTGCCGTGGGCAAGGCAAAGTACTCGCTGATCTGCCAGGAAGACGGCGGCATCATCGACGACCTCATCTCCTACCGCCGCGGCGAACAGAAGTACCTCGTGGTCCCCAATGCCGGCAACGCCGGGGCGGTTGCCGCGGCACTGGCCGAACGGGCTGCCAACTTTGACGTCACCGTTGAGGACGTCTCCGCCGAGACCTCCCTCATCGCCGTCCAGGGCCCGAACGCCGAGGCCATCCTCCTGGCACTGGTCCCCGCAGAACAGCACCCGCTGGTGACGGAGCTGAAGTACTACGCGGCGGTCGAGGTAGGGATCGCCGTCAACGGCACTGTGCAGGAGCTGCTGCTGGCCCGCACCGGCTACACCGGCGAGGACGGCTTCGAGATCTACATCCCGAACGAGGACGCCGCCGGACTGTGGGACGCGCTGCTGGAAGTTGGCGCCGGCCACGGTCTGATCCCCGCCGGCCTTGCCTGCCGCGACTCGCTCCGCCTCGAAGCGGGCATGCCGCTCTACGGCAACGAGCTCTCCCGCGAGGGCAACCCCTACGCGGCCGGGCTGGGCCCGGTTGTCTCGCTCAAGAAGGAGTCGGACTTCGTAGGCAGGGCCGTGCTGGCGGAGCTCAAGGCCTTGGGCGCCGGTTCCTCCGGGCGCAAGCTCGTGGGCCTCAAAGGCCTGGGCCGCCGTGCAGGACGCAGCCACTACCCAGTCCTCAAGGACGGCAACGTGGTGGGCGAGGTGACCTCTGGCCAGCCAAGCCCCACCCTGGGCTACCCGATCGCCCTGGCCTATGTCGACGTCGAATTCACCGCACCCGGCACCACCCTGGACATCGACCTGCGCGGCAAGCCAGAGCCCTTCGAAGTCGTCGCCCTCCCGTTTTACAAGCGCACCAAATAG
- the gcvP gene encoding aminomethyl-transferring glycine dehydrogenase: protein MTVQSSPTTFADRHIGARRQSDIDTMLKAVGYDSLDGVVDSAVPDSIRQDKPLTLESALSEVQVLAELRKLAGKNKMAVQMIGQGYYDTVTPPVIRRNVLEAPAWYTAYTPYQPEISQGRLEALLNFQTMVQDLTALPVANASLLDEATAVAEAVLLMRRANKNKTAKDGKTVLDADLLPQTIAIVLGRAEALGFEVEIADLTNGLPDGDINGVVLQQPGVSGRVWDQTSVIAEAKDRGALVTVAADLLALTLITPPGEQGADIAVGSTQRLGVPLFFGGPHAAYMAVREGMERTLPGRIVGVSKDNAGVPAYRLALQTREQHIRREKATSNICTAQALLAIVSSFYAVYHGPDGLKAIAETVHNNARALAATLKIAGRELVSDTFFDTITVRVPGKAAKVITAAEARGVNLRLIDPDTVGVSVDETTTPEVLSAVVVAFGAGPVVEAAGFELPEPVVRTSTYLQHPVFNTHRSETQLLRYIRRLSDRDLALDRTMIPLGSCTMKLNATAEMEAISWPEFASIHPFAPDSQTAGWRELIAGLEADLAEITGYDQVSIQPNAGSQGELAGLLAIRGYHHSRGEAQRNVCLIPASAHGTNAASAVLAGMTVVVVATAADGTIDHADLQAKIEAHKDVLSAIMITYPSTHGVYDSDVREVCDAIHAAGGQVYVDGANLNALVGLAQPGKFGGDVSHLNLHKTFCIPHGGGGPGVGPVAAKAHLAPFMPGDANKAAHEAGHGVAISASRFGSAGVLPISWAYVKLMGGQGLTEATKSALLAANYVAARLDEHFPVLYTGESGLVAHECILDLRDLTARTGVTAEDVAKRLIDFGFHAPTLSFPVAGTLMVEPTESEDLAEIDRFIEAMITIRQEIDQVAAGDFSVENSPLRNAPHTAAAVVSSDWNRTYPREQAAFPVASLRQDKYFPPVGRIDGAAGDRNLVCSCPPLSEFEVSTGSTTGLEG from the coding sequence ATGACGGTTCAATCGTCCCCCACCACCTTCGCAGACCGCCATATCGGCGCACGCCGCCAGTCCGACATCGACACCATGCTCAAGGCCGTCGGCTACGACAGCCTCGATGGCGTGGTCGACAGCGCCGTTCCCGATTCCATCCGCCAGGACAAGCCCCTCACCCTCGAGAGCGCCCTGAGCGAAGTCCAGGTTCTAGCCGAGCTCCGCAAGCTGGCGGGCAAGAACAAGATGGCCGTGCAGATGATCGGCCAGGGCTACTACGACACCGTGACCCCGCCGGTGATCCGCCGCAACGTCCTCGAAGCTCCCGCCTGGTACACCGCCTACACCCCTTATCAGCCGGAGATTTCCCAGGGCCGGCTCGAGGCGCTGCTCAACTTCCAGACCATGGTCCAGGACCTCACCGCGCTCCCGGTGGCCAACGCCTCCCTCCTGGACGAAGCCACCGCCGTCGCCGAAGCCGTGCTCCTGATGCGCAGGGCCAACAAGAACAAGACCGCGAAGGACGGCAAGACCGTCCTCGACGCCGACCTCCTTCCGCAGACCATCGCCATCGTGCTGGGCCGCGCCGAAGCCCTCGGCTTCGAGGTGGAAATCGCCGACCTCACCAACGGACTGCCCGACGGCGACATCAACGGCGTGGTCCTCCAGCAGCCCGGCGTCTCCGGCCGGGTCTGGGACCAGACCTCCGTCATCGCCGAGGCCAAAGACCGCGGCGCCCTGGTCACCGTCGCCGCCGACCTCCTGGCCCTCACCCTCATCACCCCGCCGGGAGAGCAGGGCGCGGACATCGCCGTCGGCTCCACCCAGCGCCTGGGCGTGCCGCTGTTCTTCGGCGGACCCCACGCCGCCTACATGGCCGTCCGCGAAGGCATGGAACGCACCCTCCCCGGCCGCATCGTAGGCGTTTCGAAGGACAACGCCGGCGTTCCCGCCTACCGCCTGGCCCTCCAGACCCGCGAGCAGCACATCCGGCGCGAGAAGGCCACCTCCAACATCTGCACCGCACAGGCCCTGCTCGCCATCGTCTCGTCCTTCTACGCCGTCTACCACGGCCCGGACGGGCTGAAGGCGATCGCCGAAACCGTCCACAACAACGCCCGAGCCCTCGCCGCCACGCTGAAGATCGCCGGCCGCGAACTGGTCAGCGACACCTTCTTCGACACCATCACCGTGCGCGTGCCCGGCAAGGCAGCCAAGGTCATTACCGCCGCCGAAGCCCGCGGCGTCAACCTGCGCCTCATCGACCCGGACACAGTCGGCGTGTCAGTTGATGAAACCACGACGCCGGAGGTCCTCTCCGCGGTGGTCGTCGCCTTTGGCGCGGGTCCGGTTGTGGAGGCCGCCGGGTTCGAGCTGCCTGAGCCGGTGGTGCGCACCTCCACCTACCTGCAGCACCCGGTGTTCAACACCCACCGGTCCGAAACCCAGCTGCTGCGCTACATCCGCCGCCTCTCCGACCGCGACCTGGCCCTGGACCGCACCATGATCCCGCTGGGCTCCTGCACTATGAAGCTGAACGCCACCGCCGAAATGGAAGCCATCTCCTGGCCGGAATTCGCGTCAATCCACCCGTTCGCCCCCGACTCCCAGACGGCCGGCTGGCGCGAACTCATTGCCGGCCTGGAAGCCGACCTCGCCGAGATCACCGGGTACGACCAGGTGTCCATCCAGCCCAACGCCGGCTCGCAGGGCGAGCTCGCGGGCCTGCTGGCAATCCGCGGCTACCACCACTCCCGGGGCGAGGCACAGCGCAATGTCTGCCTGATCCCCGCCTCGGCGCACGGCACCAACGCCGCCTCCGCCGTCCTCGCCGGCATGACGGTTGTTGTGGTGGCTACTGCTGCCGACGGCACCATCGACCATGCCGACCTGCAGGCCAAAATCGAGGCCCACAAGGACGTCCTCTCGGCCATCATGATCACCTACCCGTCCACCCACGGTGTATACGACTCCGATGTGCGCGAAGTCTGCGACGCCATTCACGCGGCCGGCGGCCAGGTATACGTTGACGGTGCCAACCTGAACGCACTGGTCGGTCTGGCGCAGCCGGGCAAGTTCGGCGGCGACGTGTCCCACCTGAACCTGCACAAGACGTTCTGCATCCCGCACGGCGGCGGCGGACCCGGCGTCGGACCTGTTGCTGCCAAGGCGCACCTGGCGCCGTTCATGCCGGGCGACGCCAACAAGGCTGCGCATGAAGCCGGCCACGGCGTAGCGATCTCCGCATCCCGCTTCGGTTCCGCCGGCGTGCTGCCCATCTCCTGGGCTTACGTGAAGCTGATGGGCGGGCAGGGCCTCACCGAGGCCACCAAGTCCGCATTGCTGGCCGCGAACTACGTCGCCGCCCGCCTGGACGAGCACTTCCCCGTGCTCTACACCGGTGAGAGCGGGCTGGTGGCGCACGAGTGCATCCTGGACCTGCGCGACCTGACAGCGCGCACGGGTGTCACTGCCGAGGATGTAGCCAAGCGCCTCATCGACTTCGGCTTCCACGCCCCCACGCTGTCCTTCCCGGTGGCAGGCACGCTCATGGTGGAGCCGACCGAATCCGAGGACCTCGCGGAGATCGACCGCTTCATCGAAGCCATGATCACCATCCGCCAGGAAATCGACCAGGTGGCCGCCGGTGACTTCTCCGTGGAGAACTCCCCGCTGCGCAACGCACCCCACACGGCAGCCGCCGTCGTCTCTTCCGACTGGAACCGGACGTACCCGCGCGAGCAGGCCGCCTTCCCGGTGGCCTCACTCCGGCAGGACAAGTACTTCCCGCCCGTCGGCCGGATCGACGGCGCAGCAGGGGACCGCAACCTGGTCTGCTCCTGCCCTCCGCTTTCCGAATTCGAGGTTTCGACAGGCTCAACCACCGGATTGGAAGGCTAA
- a CDS encoding GntR family transcriptional regulator, with the protein MTVHADSPASSADATRARIRELIISGDFAPGSRLRERELSQALDVSRVPVREALQLLEAEGFIDTSPRRGATVKQITLRDVNELFDVRLSLEVLAARLAAQAAARGESSARLQQMMDRAEEATLRHDHAQIPLSNTALHAEIVSMGGNALLEYSMKPLLGRMQWLFTLTGHRDPLVQCAEHLSLCKAIYDGRAELAAALAFAHVELGREPSLRGLAGRLPEQ; encoded by the coding sequence TTGACTGTCCATGCGGACTCACCCGCGTCCTCGGCTGACGCTACCCGGGCACGGATCCGCGAGCTGATCATCTCGGGTGACTTCGCGCCCGGCTCCCGGCTTAGGGAACGCGAGCTGTCCCAGGCCTTGGACGTTTCCCGGGTACCCGTCCGCGAAGCCCTCCAGCTGCTGGAAGCCGAAGGCTTCATTGACACCTCTCCGCGGCGCGGGGCCACCGTCAAGCAGATCACCCTGAGGGACGTCAACGAACTCTTTGATGTCCGGCTCAGCCTCGAAGTCCTCGCCGCGCGGCTCGCCGCCCAGGCCGCCGCGCGGGGGGAGTCCTCGGCGCGCCTCCAGCAGATGATGGACCGGGCCGAAGAAGCGACCCTGCGCCACGACCACGCGCAAATCCCGCTGAGCAACACGGCCCTGCATGCAGAGATCGTCTCGATGGGCGGCAACGCATTGCTGGAGTACTCCATGAAGCCGCTCCTGGGCAGGATGCAGTGGCTCTTTACCCTGACCGGGCACCGCGACCCCCTGGTTCAGTGCGCAGAGCATCTAAGCCTATGCAAGGCGATCTATGACGGCAGAGCCGAACTTGCGGCAGCGCTGGCGTTTGCCCATGTGGAGCTGGGCCGGGAACCCTCCCTCCGGGGACTTGCCGGGCGGCTGCCTGAACAGTAG
- a CDS encoding ornithine cyclodeaminase family protein, with protein MTLILKASELQALADMPGTIAAVERVFAGLSRGTAVQPAPDSLLLPSSDARFLPMAALSEAEELASVKLLADIPSNGAASLPTQRSTIMLVSQLTGETLAILDGKVPTRVRTAAASAVATKLLARPRSTTLGLVGAGALAVAHVEAMLAVLPMRNVVVWSRSTETVAAFCDEISCYGLNITRAASVREVVEGSDVLCTLTPAVEPLVKGEWFQPGLHVNAVGSRPRPDHREVDSAGMVRARVFVDSLATARAKSGGLIIPVTEGAMGFEDVEAELGDVAAGTKAGRLGDEDITLFNSVGIGLQDLAIGRLLYDAALDQGIGTHVELNN; from the coding sequence ATGACCCTGATCCTTAAAGCGTCCGAGCTCCAGGCCCTGGCCGACATGCCCGGGACCATTGCCGCCGTCGAACGCGTCTTTGCCGGGCTCAGCCGAGGCACTGCCGTCCAGCCTGCCCCGGATTCGCTCCTCCTCCCGTCCTCGGATGCGAGGTTCCTGCCGATGGCGGCGCTGTCCGAAGCGGAGGAGTTGGCGTCAGTGAAACTGCTGGCGGACATCCCGTCCAACGGTGCGGCCAGCCTGCCTACCCAGCGGTCCACCATCATGCTCGTCTCCCAGCTGACCGGTGAAACCCTGGCCATCCTGGACGGTAAAGTTCCCACCCGGGTCCGCACCGCGGCAGCCAGCGCGGTGGCAACGAAGCTCCTTGCGAGGCCCCGCAGCACCACCTTGGGGCTGGTGGGGGCAGGCGCCTTGGCGGTGGCCCATGTGGAAGCCATGCTGGCCGTGCTGCCAATGAGAAACGTGGTGGTGTGGTCCCGTTCCACTGAGACCGTCGCTGCCTTCTGCGACGAAATTTCCTGTTACGGGCTGAACATTACGCGGGCCGCCAGCGTGCGGGAGGTCGTCGAGGGCTCGGACGTGCTGTGCACCCTCACGCCAGCGGTTGAGCCATTGGTCAAAGGGGAGTGGTTCCAGCCCGGACTGCACGTTAACGCCGTCGGATCCCGTCCGCGGCCGGACCACCGGGAAGTTGACTCAGCGGGCATGGTCCGGGCGCGGGTTTTCGTGGACAGCCTCGCTACAGCAAGGGCCAAGTCCGGGGGGCTGATCATCCCGGTAACGGAAGGCGCCATGGGCTTCGAGGATGTGGAAGCAGAACTTGGTGACGTGGCGGCTGGGACAAAAGCAGGCCGTCTGGGGGATGAGGACATAACCTTGTTCAACTCGGTGGGTATCGGCCTGCAGGACCTTGCGATCGGGCGGCTCCTGTATGACGCTGCACTTGACCAGGGGATCGGCACCCATGTGGAGCTGAATAACTGA
- a CDS encoding amidohydrolase family protein, whose protein sequence is MTVTDPTGPRAPAAGPFPLEKTMCLHDHTPAALPSAAVPRRGILAGAAALAGISVASLAAQLGNAPAAKAEGNATSTGYHARPASPPMIIEGGTIVDPKTGGAVEDGVLVLEGGKVSAVGTREETRRAVAALAGRALMVDASGRWVVPGLIDVHVHANALSDARAILQGGATSVRSGSSSFYQDVALAALPAWAAGASPRMSPAGLFISPELGDSLLADPDLAPLASLTGGVTEPGDLAYLTRINLKRGAQVIKTRANPRAGLPEQDPRELVYNYDQLSAVVKAASNAGVLCHAYSAQGIDGAVRAGVRSIEHGVFVSEETISRMASQGTYFTPTMDAITSMAGSSNPILAARGKEYTPIIKAAVKAAHDAGVTVVAGTDSFGSDVTPIGTEVRLLSEAGLSPLDALRAATVNAAALLGWSENAGRLMRGSFADAIIVDSDPLASGSALEGIRAVVAQGVLVRNDL, encoded by the coding sequence ATGACAGTCACCGATCCCACCGGACCCCGCGCTCCTGCTGCCGGGCCCTTTCCTTTGGAGAAAACCATGTGCCTGCACGACCACACCCCCGCTGCCCTCCCTTCCGCCGCAGTTCCGCGCCGCGGCATTCTCGCGGGGGCAGCCGCGCTCGCCGGAATCTCAGTGGCCAGCCTTGCCGCACAGTTGGGAAATGCCCCGGCTGCTAAAGCCGAGGGCAACGCAACAAGCACCGGCTACCATGCGCGTCCTGCGTCGCCGCCAATGATCATCGAAGGCGGCACCATCGTGGACCCCAAGACAGGCGGTGCCGTCGAAGACGGCGTCCTGGTGCTGGAAGGAGGAAAGGTCAGCGCGGTGGGTACCCGTGAGGAAACACGCCGTGCAGTCGCCGCACTTGCCGGCCGTGCCCTCATGGTGGATGCCTCCGGTCGCTGGGTCGTTCCCGGCCTCATCGATGTGCACGTCCATGCGAACGCGCTGTCTGATGCGCGCGCCATCCTGCAGGGCGGAGCAACCAGCGTCAGGAGCGGTTCGAGCAGCTTCTACCAGGACGTCGCCTTGGCCGCCCTGCCTGCCTGGGCCGCCGGCGCTTCGCCGCGGATGAGCCCGGCCGGCCTGTTCATTTCACCCGAACTGGGGGACTCGCTCCTCGCCGACCCGGATCTTGCACCCCTGGCTTCCCTGACGGGGGGAGTCACGGAACCGGGCGACCTCGCCTACCTCACCCGCATCAACCTGAAGCGCGGCGCGCAGGTGATTAAGACGAGGGCCAACCCCCGCGCGGGCCTGCCGGAGCAGGATCCCCGCGAGCTGGTCTACAACTACGATCAGCTCTCCGCCGTGGTCAAGGCCGCAAGCAACGCGGGCGTGCTGTGCCATGCCTACAGTGCCCAAGGGATAGACGGCGCGGTCCGGGCCGGTGTGCGCAGCATCGAGCACGGCGTCTTTGTCAGCGAAGAGACCATCTCCCGGATGGCCAGCCAGGGGACGTATTTCACGCCGACCATGGACGCCATCACCAGCATGGCGGGCTCGTCCAACCCGATCCTTGCCGCCCGCGGCAAGGAGTACACCCCCATCATCAAAGCAGCCGTGAAAGCTGCTCATGATGCCGGCGTGACCGTCGTTGCGGGTACGGACTCCTTCGGATCAGACGTGACACCGATCGGCACGGAAGTGCGTCTGTTGAGTGAGGCCGGGCTTTCGCCGCTGGACGCCCTGAGGGCCGCGACAGTCAATGCCGCCGCGCTGCTCGGCTGGAGTGAAAACGCCGGCCGGTTGATGCGCGGTTCCTTCGCGGACGCCATCATTGTGGACTCGGATCCCTTGGCCAGCGGCTCCGCCCTGGAAGGAATCCGGGCCGTGGTGGCGCAGGGAGTCCTTGTTCGGAATGACCTCTGA
- a CDS encoding amidohydrolase family protein, whose translation MYTKISARYVLGFDGKRHTLVEDGEVVFEGDVIVFVGRGYSGPVDEERDYGKSLVMPGLIDLDALADIDHLILDSWPSPDVAAGHLWSEDYFANRRRDVFSRAERAQVREFALAQLALHGITTYMPIASEIHSSWAEGLDELVDMAGTSRRIGLRGYLGPAYRSGVHVTTDAGGREVHFDEARGVAGLQDAQDFLDYAVDLADPLITGVLLPCRIETLSENLMRETARIARDRDALVRLHCLQSPLEDGLLQRSAGRGVLELLESTGLFGTRLLIPHGVVIDAKDPAAAGPGGPLDLLARHGVSIVHCPLTSFRYQKQLVSFDRFREAGVNLCLGTDSFPPDLVRGIDAGMHLTRLVEERPGAGALTDYFDAATLGGAKALGRPDLGRLAPGMQADITVVSLGHFADGVVEDPLRTLVLNGTARQVTDTFVAGRPVVVEGALPGVDLAALRAEGQRLFDQMKAAYGERDHRRREADELFPPAYPQADIVTPAAVS comes from the coding sequence ATGTACACGAAAATCTCAGCCCGGTACGTTCTGGGTTTTGATGGAAAGCGGCACACCCTCGTTGAGGACGGCGAAGTCGTGTTCGAAGGAGATGTCATCGTTTTTGTGGGGCGGGGCTATAGTGGCCCGGTTGATGAGGAACGCGACTACGGCAAGAGCCTTGTCATGCCCGGCCTGATCGACTTGGATGCCCTCGCCGACATTGACCACCTGATCCTCGACTCATGGCCTTCGCCCGACGTTGCGGCCGGCCATCTGTGGTCCGAGGACTACTTCGCCAACCGCCGCAGGGACGTGTTCAGCCGGGCTGAGCGCGCTCAGGTCCGGGAATTCGCGCTGGCGCAGCTGGCCCTGCACGGCATTACCACCTACATGCCGATCGCCTCGGAGATCCACAGTTCCTGGGCTGAAGGCCTCGATGAACTCGTGGACATGGCAGGGACCAGCCGGCGGATCGGACTCCGGGGCTACCTCGGGCCGGCCTACCGTTCGGGAGTCCATGTCACCACTGACGCAGGCGGCCGCGAGGTCCACTTCGATGAAGCCCGTGGGGTTGCCGGACTGCAGGACGCACAGGACTTCCTGGACTATGCTGTCGACCTCGCGGACCCGCTCATCACCGGCGTCCTGCTGCCGTGCCGCATTGAGACGTTGTCCGAAAACCTCATGCGGGAGACTGCCCGGATTGCCCGCGACCGCGACGCGCTCGTCCGGCTGCACTGCCTCCAGTCACCCTTGGAAGACGGGCTGCTGCAGCGCTCTGCCGGACGCGGCGTGCTGGAGCTCCTCGAATCCACCGGCCTTTTCGGTACACGGCTCCTCATCCCGCACGGCGTGGTGATCGACGCCAAGGACCCTGCCGCGGCGGGGCCCGGAGGCCCGCTGGACCTGCTGGCGCGCCATGGGGTCAGCATTGTCCACTGCCCCCTGACGTCGTTCCGTTACCAGAAGCAGCTTGTCTCGTTCGACCGCTTCCGCGAGGCGGGCGTCAACTTGTGCCTGGGCACCGACTCCTTCCCGCCGGACCTGGTCCGCGGCATCGATGCGGGCATGCACCTGACCCGGCTGGTCGAGGAAAGGCCCGGCGCCGGCGCCCTGACTGACTACTTCGACGCCGCCACCCTTGGCGGGGCCAAGGCCCTTGGGCGGCCGGACCTGGGAAGGCTTGCCCCCGGCATGCAGGCGGACATCACGGTGGTCTCGCTGGGCCATTTCGCGGACGGGGTCGTTGAAGATCCGCTGCGCACCCTGGTGCTGAACGGTACGGCGCGCCAAGTGACGGACACTTTCGTGGCCGGGCGGCCGGTAGTGGTGGAAGGCGCCCTGCCCGGCGTCGACCTCGCGGCGCTTCGGGCCGAGGGCCAGCGCCTCTTCGACCAGATGAAGGCTGCCTACGGAGAACGGGACCACCGGCGCCGGGAAGCGGACGAGCTGTTTCCGCCTGCCTATCCGCAGGCGGACATCGTTACCCCGGCAGCCGTTTCATGA